From Pseudomonas sp. B21-028, one genomic window encodes:
- a CDS encoding SDR family oxidoreductase, with amino-acid sequence MNLLNKRVLVTAAGQGIGMASAIAFARAGAEVFASDIDIGALAGIEGVTAMTLDVTSAEAIDTACERIGGLDVLFNCAGYVHSGNLLECDESAWARSIDLNVTAMYRTIRAFLPGMLARGGGSIINMSSVASSIKGVPNRFAYATSKAAVIGLTKAVAIDFVGQGIRCNAICPGTVDSPSLRQRIAAQALQQGVDELQIYHQFLERQPMGRIGSTEEIAQLAVYLGSDASTYTTGAVHVIDGGMSL; translated from the coding sequence TTGAATCTGCTCAACAAGCGCGTGTTGGTCACGGCCGCGGGGCAGGGCATCGGCATGGCCAGCGCCATTGCCTTCGCCCGGGCCGGTGCCGAGGTGTTCGCCAGTGATATCGATATTGGTGCGCTGGCGGGCATCGAGGGGGTCACTGCCATGACCCTGGACGTGACGTCTGCCGAGGCCATCGACACGGCTTGCGAGCGAATCGGTGGCCTGGACGTGCTGTTCAACTGTGCCGGTTACGTGCACAGCGGCAATCTTCTGGAATGCGACGAATCGGCCTGGGCGCGCTCGATAGACCTCAATGTCACGGCGATGTATCGGACCATCCGCGCATTCCTGCCGGGCATGCTGGCCCGTGGCGGCGGTTCGATCATCAACATGTCGTCGGTGGCGTCGAGCATCAAGGGCGTGCCGAACCGTTTCGCCTATGCGACCAGCAAGGCCGCCGTGATAGGCCTGACGAAGGCCGTCGCGATTGACTTTGTCGGCCAGGGCATTCGCTGCAACGCGATCTGTCCGGGTACGGTGGACTCGCCCTCGTTGCGCCAGCGCATTGCCGCCCAGGCCCTGCAACAGGGTGTCGATGAATTACAGATCTATCATCAGTTCCTTGAGCGCCAGCCCATGGGCCGTATCGGTAGCACCGAGGAGATCGCGCAGTTGGCGGTGTACCTGGGCAGCGATGCGTCGACCTACACCACCGGCGCTGTGCATGTCATCGACGGCGGCATGAGCCTCTGA